One Manihot esculenta cultivar AM560-2 chromosome 6, M.esculenta_v8, whole genome shotgun sequence DNA segment encodes these proteins:
- the LOC110617820 gene encoding transmembrane 9 superfamily member 8: MAGGSVVFKLWICVSALLFLNGHCFYLPGVAPEDFLMGDELKVKVNKLTSTKTQLPYSYYSLPYCHPKQIVDSAENLGEVLRGDRIENSPYVFKMREPQMCKILCRITLDAKTAKEFKEKIDDEYRVNMILDNLPLVFPIPRLDQENSLVYQHGFHVGLRGQYAGSKEQKHFIHNHLAFTVKFHKDAQTDSARIVGFEVKPFSVKHEFEGEWKNENTRLTTCDPHAKRLVTNSETPQEVEDKKDIIFTYDVEFQESNVKWASRWDTYLLMADDQIHWFSIVNSLMIVLFLSGMVAMIMLRTLYRDISKYNQLETQEEAQEETGWKLVHGDVFRPPSNSDLLCVYVGTGVQFFGMILVTMIFAALGFLSPSNRGGLMTAMLILWVFMGLFAGYSSARLYKLFKGTEWKKMTLKTAFMFPAVVFAIFFVLNALIWGEKSSGAVPFGTMFALVFLWFGISVPLVFVGSYIGFKKPAIEDPVKTNKILRQIPEQAWYMNPVFSILIGGILPFGAVFIELFFILTSIWLHQFYYIFGFLFIVFIILIITCAEITIVLCYFQLCSEDYLWWWRSYLTSGSSALYLFLYAAFYFFTKLEITKPVSGMLYFGYMLIVSYAFFVLTGTIGFYACFWFTRLIYSSVKID, translated from the exons ATGGCGGGAGGGTCTGTCGTATTCAAATTATGGATCTGTGTCTCTGCTTTGCTCTTCCTCAATGGTCATTGCTTTTATCTCCCTGGTGTCGCCCCTGAGGATTTCCTTATG GGAGATGAATTGAAGGTGAAAGTGAACAAACTGACTTCTACAAAAACACAACTTCCTTATTCATACTATTCCCTCCCTTACTGTCATCCAAAGCAAATAGTTGATAGTGCTGAAAATCTTGGGGAAGTTCTCCGTGGTGATCGCATTGAAAACTCTCCTTATGTG TTTAAAATGAGAGAACCACAAATGTGCAAAATTTTATGCCGAATTACACTTGATGCAAAAACTGCAAAGGAGTTCAAGGAAAAGATAGATGATGAATATCGGGTGAACAT GATTTTGGACAATCTTCCACTTGTCTTCCCCATTCCAAGGCTTGATCAGGAAAATTCCTTGGTGTATCAACATGGATTTCATGTTGGTCTCAGAGGACAATATGCTGGA AGCAAAGAGCAAAAACATTTTATTCACAATCACTTGGCATTTACTGTCAAATTTCACAAAGATGCTCAGACAGATTCTGCCAGGATTGTTGGATTTGAAGTAAAACCATTCAG TGTTAAGCATGAGTTTGAAGGTGAGTGGAAGAATGAGAATACACGTTTAACGACCTGCGATCCCCATGCAAAACGATTGGTCACCAACTCTGAAACTCCTCAAGAGGTGGAGGATAAGAAGGACATAATTTTTACATATGATGTTGAGTTCCAG GAAAGTAATGTAAAGTGGGCATCTCGGTGGGATACCTATCTTCTGATGGCTGATGATCAGATTCACTGGTTTTCAATTGTCAACTCATTGATGATTGTCCTTTTCCTTTCTGGGATGGTGGCTATGATTATGTTACGGACACTTTACCGGGATATCTCTAAATACAATCAATTAGAGACCCAagaagaagcccaagaagagaCTGGGTGGAAATTGGTCCATGGGGATGTTTTCAGGCCCCCATCAAATTCAGACTTACTCTGTGTCTATGTTGGGACAGGGGTTCAGTTTTTTGGGATGATTCTTGTTACCATGATCTTTGCGGCCCTTGGTTTCCTCTCCCCTTCAAACCGAGGTGGGTTGATGACAGCCATGCTCATACTCTGGGTATTTATGGGCCTGTTTGCTGGATACTCTTCAGCTCGTCTCTATAAGTTGTTCAAGGGAACAGAATGGAAGAAAATGACCCTCAAAACAGCCTTCATGTTTCCTGCAGTAGTCTTTGCCATTTTCTTTGTATTGAATGCTTTAATATGGGGTGAGAAATCCTCTGGGGCAGTGCCATTCGGAACCATGTTTGCACTGGTATTTTTATGGTTTGGTATCTCAGTTCCACTTGTCTTTGTTGGTAGTTATATTGGATTCAAGAAGCCAGCAATCGAGGATCCAGTGAAAACTAATAAGATACTGAGGCAGATTCCAGAACAGGCCTGGTACATGAACCCAGTCTTCTCTATCCTTATTGGAGGCATTCTCCCATTTGGCGCTGTGTTCATTGAGCTCTTCTTCATCCTTACCTCGATATGGTTGCATCAATTCTACTACATTTTTGGTTTCTTATTCATTGTCTTCATCATCCTGATAATCACTTGTGCTGAGATCACAATTGTTCTATGCTACTTCCAGCTATGCAGTGAGGACTACCTCTGGTGGTGGAGGTCATACCTGACTTCAGGTTCCTCCGCCCTTTATCTGTTCCTTTATGCTGCTTTCTACTTCTTCACAAAGCTTGAAATTACAAAGCCAGTGTCTGGTATGCTATACTTTGGGTACATGCTGATAGTCTCATATGCTTTCTTCGTGCTGACTGGTACGATCGGCTTTTACGCATGCTTCTGGTTTACGAGGCTCATCTACTCATCAGTGAAAATTGATTGA
- the LOC110617264 gene encoding probable cyclic nucleotide-gated ion channel 5 produces MFDSGYKSQYLGGQREKFVRLDDLDSRLSSSSDTGVKKCGFGISHSGQGTNTTSRSFKKGIRKGSEGLKSIGRSLRFGVSRAVFPEDLKVSEKKIFDPQDIFLLWCNRLFFISCILAVSVDPLFFYLPVFNDSSHCLEIDRKLAITVTTLRTIIDAFYLIRMALQFRTAYIAPSSRVFGRGELVIDPAQIAKRYLRQYFIIDFLSVVPVPQIMVWRFLQRSKGSDVMATKQALLLIIVLQYIPRFIRIIPITSEMKRTTGVFAETAWAGAAYYMLLYMLASHIVGAFWYLLAVERQDTCWQKACSDPTTSNCDKNYLYCGNEHMNGYAAWSNISGDVLKNHCEAEENGPFDYGIYENALSSGIASSKKFISKYCYCLWWGLQNLSTLGQGLQTSTYPLEVIFSIALAILGLILFALLIGNMQTYLQSLTIRLEEMRVKRRDSEQWMHHRLLPQDLRERVRRYDQYKWLETRGVDEENLVQSLPKDLRRDIKRHLCLALVRRVPLFESMDERLLDAICERLKPCLFTENTYIVREGDPVDEMLFIIRGRLESVTTDGGRSGFFNRSMLKEGDFCGEELLTWALDPKSGVNLPSSTRTVKAITEVEAFALIAEELKFVASQFRRLHSRQVQHTFRFYSQQWRTWAACFIQAAWRRYSKRKNMELRRKEEEEVEADEVRSNASGGSYSIGATFLATRFAANALRGVHRNRNAKTARELVKLQKPPEPDFSAEDAD; encoded by the exons ATGTTTGACAGTGGTTACAAGTCGCAATACCTGGGTGGCCAAAGAGAGAAGTTTGTCAG GTTGGATGACTTGGATTCCAGATTATCATCATCTTCTGATACAGGAGTGAAAAAATGTGGATTTGGCATTAGTCATTCCGGTCAGGGAACCAATACAACATCCAGATCTTTCAAGAAAGGGATTAGAAAGGGTTCTGAAGGACTTAAGTCTATTGGTCGGTCACTTAGATTTGGGGTATCTCGAGCAGTATTTCCAGAGGACCTTAAAGTTtcagagaaaaaaatatttgatcCTCAAGACATATTTCTCCTGTGGTGCAATAGGCTATTCTTCATATCTTGTATTCTAGCAGTTTCTGTGGACCCTCTATTTTTTTATCTTCCAGTTTTTAATGATTCATCACACTGTCTTGAGATAGATCGGAAATTAGCAATTACTGTGACAACCTTGCGGACAATTATTGATGCTTTCTATCTCATTCGCATGGCTCTTCAGTTCCGAACAGCTTATATTGCTCCCTCTTCTCGTGTATTTGGGCGAGGTGAACTTGTGATAGATCCTGCACAAATAGCAAAGAGATACTTGCGTCAATACTTCATCATTGATTTTCTTTCTGTTGTCCCCGTACCACAG ATTATGGTTTGGAGATTTCTTCAAAGGTCAAAAGGTTCAGATGTCATGGCGACCAAGCAGGCCTTGCTTTTGATTATCGTGCTTCAGTATATTCCTAGGTTTATTCGTATCATACCAATAACTTCAGAAATGAAAAGAACAACAGGGGTATTTGCTGAAACTGCATGGGCAGGTGCTGCGTATTATATGCTATTATACATGCTTGCTAGTCAT ATAGTTGGTGCATTTTGGTATTTGTTAGCTGTAGAGCGGCAGGATACGTGCTGGCAAAAGGCTTGTAGCGATCCTACTACTTCAAATTGTGATAAGAATTACTTGTACTGTGGCAATGAACATATGAATGGTTATGCTGCATGGAGTAACATCAGTGGTGATGTTCTTAAGAATCATTGTGAAGCAGAAGAAAATGGACCATTTGATTATGGAATCTATGAAAATGCTTTGTCATCTGGCATTGCCTCTTCTAAGAAGTTCATCTCTAAATACTGTTACTGCTTGTGGTGGGGCCTTCAGAATTTGAG TACACTTGGCCAAGGTCTTCAAACCAGCACATACCCATTAGAGGTTATATTTTCCATAGCACTAGCTATATTGGGGCTCATCCTTTTTGCTCTTCTGATTGGAAATATGCAG ACCTATCTTCAGTCACTTACTATACGATTAGAAGAAATGAGGGTCAAAAGGCGTGACTCAGAGCAATGGATGCATCATCGGTTGCTTCCACAAGACCTTAGGGAACGGGTGAGGCGCTATGACCAGTACAAGTGGTTGGAAACACGTGGGGTGGATGAAGAGAATTTGGTGCAGAGCCTGCCGAAGGATCTTAGGAGAGACATCAAACGTCACCTTTGTTTGGCATTGGTGAGAAGG GTTCCTCTATTCGAGAGTATGGATGAAAGGTTGCTTGATGCCATTTGTGAGCGGCTGAAACCTTGCTTATTTACAGAGAATACTTACATAGTTCGAGAAGGAGATCCGGTTGATGAAATGCTTTTTATCATACGTGGTCGCCTTGAGAGTGTAACTACAGATGGTGGGAGGAGTGGTTTCTTCAACCGCAGTATGCTGAAGGAAGGAGATTTCTGTGGAGAGGAGCTTTTGACATGGGCATTGGATCCTAAATCTGGTGTCAATCTCCCATCTTCTACCCGGACAGTGAAGGCAATAACAGAAGTAGAGGCTTTTGCCCTCATAGCTGAAGAGTTGAAATTTGTAGCAAGCCAGTTTAGGCGTCTTCACAGCCGGCAAGTTCAACACACATTCCGTTTTTACTCACAGCAGTGGAGGACGTGGGCTGCTTGCTTTATTCAAGCTGCATGGCGCCGCTATTCCAAAAGGAAGAATATGGAGCTTCGTAGGAAGGAAGAGGAGGAAGTAGAAGCAGATGAAGTCCGCAGCAATGCTAGTGGAGGTTCATACAGCATCGGCGCTACCTTTTTGGCTACAAGGTTTGCAGCCAATGCTCTTCGTGGCGTTCATCGAAATCGGAACGCCAAGACTGCTAGGGAATTGGTGAAACTACAGAAGCCTCCTGAACCTGATTTTAGCGCTGAAGATGCAGATTGA